The Eurosta solidaginis isolate ZX-2024a chromosome 4, ASM4086904v1, whole genome shotgun sequence genome includes a window with the following:
- the Lamtor5 gene encoding ragulator complex protein LAMTOR5, with protein sequence MEQQLEKVLNEFASQPETVGVLLANRQGLCLGANGKINPNMSGIAMAISEQACKLEPNLNPPTICLYSGNKRCIIKKDGELTGVIYKQKPN encoded by the exons ATGGAACAACAATTAGAAAAAGTGCTTAACGAATT TGCCTCACAGCCGGAGACAGTTGGTGTATTGCTGGCTAATCGTCAGGGACTATGTTTGGGCG CAAATGGTAAAATAAACCCAAATATGTCTGGTATCGCGATGGCTATCTCAGAACAAGCATGCAAGTTGGAACCCAATTTAAATCCACCAACAATTTGCCTGTACAGCGGCAACAA GCGTTGCATCATAAAAAAAGATGGCGAACTGACTGGTgttatttataaacaaaaacctAATTAA